The proteins below are encoded in one region of Drosophila santomea strain STO CAGO 1482 chromosome 3R, Prin_Dsan_1.1, whole genome shotgun sequence:
- the LOC120452054 gene encoding DNA damage-binding protein 1: MSHHYVVTAQKPTAVVACLTGNFTSPTDLNLIIARNNQVEIDLVTPEGLRPLKEININGTIAVMRHFRPPDSNKDLIFILTRRNNVMILEARMVNDAITVVTKANGNVSDPTGIPSEGGVMAAIDPKARVIGMCLYQGLFTIIPLDKDASELKATNLRMDELTVYDVEFLHGCLNPTVIVIHKDNDGRHVKSHEINLREKEFMKIAWKQDNVETEATMLIPVPSPIGGVIVIGRESIVYHDGSNYHAVAPLTFRQSTINCYARVSSNGLRYLLGNMDGQLYMLFLGTSETSKGVTVKDIKVEQLGEISIPECITYLDNGFLYIGARHGDSQLVRLNSEAIDGSYVVPVENFTNLAPILDIAVVDLDRQGQGQIITCSGSFKDGSLRIIRIGIGIQEHACIDLPGIKGMWSLKVGVDESPYENTLVLAFVGHTRILTLSGEEVEETEIPGFASDLQTFLCSNVDYDQVIQVTSDSVRLVSSATKALVAEWRPTGDRSIGVVSCNTTQIVVASACDIFYIVIEDGSLREQSCRTLEYEVACLDITPLDETQTKSDLVAVGLWTDISAVIMSLPDLKTIYTEKLSGEIIPRSILMTTFEGIHYLLCALGDGSMYYFIMDQTTGQLTDKKKVTLGTQPTTLRTFRSLSTTNVFACSDRPTVIYSSNHKLVFSNVNLKEVNHMCSLNAQAYPDSLALANKNAVILGTIDEIQKLHIRTVPLGEGPRRIAYQEASQTFAVSTLRIDVHGRGGAKPLRNSASTQAQNITCSSNFLPKPGGGNSTAANAEVGQEIDVHNLLVIDQNTFEVLHAHHFVSPETISSLMSAKLGDDPNTYYVVATSLVIPEEPEPKVGRIIIFHYHENKLTQVAETKVDGTCYALVEFNGKVLAGIGSFVRLYEWTNEKELRMECNIQNMIAALYLKAKGDFILVGDLMRSITLLQHKQMEGIFVEIARDCEPKWMRAVEILDDDTFLGSETNGNLFVCQKDSAATTDEERQLLPELARFHLGDTVNVFRHGSLVMQNVGERTTPINGCVLYGTCNGAIGIVTQIPQDFYDFLHGLQERLNKIIKSVGKIEHTYYRNFQINNKVEPSEGFIDGDLIESFLDLSREKMRDSVQGLELTLNGKRKGADVEDVIKIVEDLTRMH; the protein is encoded by the exons ATGTCGCATCACTACGTGGTGACGGCGCAGAAGCCGACGGCGGTTGTTGCCTGTTTGACAG GCAACTTCACCTCGCCCACGGATCTCAATCTGATCATTGCCCGGAACAACCAGGTGGAAATAGATCTGGTCACGCCGGAGGGACTGCGTCCCCTAAAAGAGATCAACATCAATGGCACCATTGCTGTGATGCGCCACTTCCGACCGCCCGACAGCAACAAGGATCTGATCTTCATACTGACGCGTCGCAACAACGTTATGATTCTCGAGGCCCGCATGGTCAATGACGCCATCACAGTGGTGACCAAAGCCAACGGCAATGTTTCCGACCCAACGGGCATACCCTCGGAAGGAGGAGTTATGGCTGCCATCGATCCCAAGGCGAGGGTCATCGGAATGTGCCTTTACCAGGGGCTGTTCACCATCATTCCTTTGGATAAGGATGCTAGCGAGCTAAAGGCCACAAATTTGAG AATGGATGAGCTGACCGTGTACGATGTGGAGTTTTTGCACGGCTGCTTGAATCCCACAGTCATCGTGATCCACAAGGACAATGATGGCAGACATGTAAAGTCGCACGAGATTAATCTGCGGGAGAAGGAGTTCATGAAAATCGCGTGGAAGCAGGACAACGTGGAAACAGAGGCCACCATGCTGATCCCGGTGCCTTCCCCCATCGGTGGTGTGATCGTGATCGGTCGTGAATCGATTGTGTATCACGACGGGAGCAACTATCACGCTGTGGCGCCACTTACTTTCCGCCAAAGCACCATCAACTGTTACGCCCGTGTGAGTAGCAATGGATTGCGCTATCTGCTGGGCAACATGGATGGTCAGCTGTATATGCTCTTCCTTGGCACCTCTGAAACGAGCAAGGGAGTGACTGTCAAGGACATCAAAGTGGAGCAACTAGGCGAGATCTCTATACCAGAGTGTATTACATACCTAGACAATGGTTTCCTCTATATTGGAGCTCGTCATGGAGACTCGCAGTTGGTGCGCTTGAATTCGGAGGCCATCGATGGGAGCTATGTCGTGCCAGTAGAGAATTTCACCAATCTAGCTCCGATTCTGGACATTGCTGTGGTGGATCTGGATCGCCAGGGACAGGGCCAGATCATTACATGCTCAGGAAGCTTTAAGGATGGATCTCTACGCATAATTCGCATAGGCATTGGCATTCAGGAGCATGCCTGCATCGATCTCCCCGGCATTAAGGGAATGTGGTCTCTAAAGGTGGGAGTCGATGAGAGTCCGTATGAGAACACTTTGGTACTGGCCTTTGTGGGACACACAAGGATTCTCACCCTCTCTGGCGAGGAGGTGGAAGAGACCGAGATTCCCGGATTTGCCAGCGATCTGCAGACGTTCCTTTGTTCAAATGTGGATTATGACCAG GTGATTCAAGTTACTTCGGATAGCGTTCGCTTGGTTAGTAGTGCCACCAAAGCTCTGGTGGCCGAATGGCGCCCTACTGGCGATCGTTCCATCGGTGTTGTGTCCTGCAACACTACCCAGATTGTGGTTGCCTCTGCATGCGACATATTCTACATAGTTATTGAAGATGGAAGCCTTCGCGAGCAGTCTTGCAGGACTTTGGAGTATGAGGTAGCCTGCTTGGACATCACTCCTTTGGATGAGACTCAAACGAAGTCGGACTTGGTGGCCGTGGGCTTATGGACAGATATATCTGCTGTGATCATGTCGCTGCCAGATCTTAAGACCATTTACACCGAAAAACTAAGCGGAG AAATCATTCCCCGCTCCATTTTAATGACCACCTTCGAGGGAATCCATTATCTGCTTTGCGCTTTGGGTGACGGTTCCATGTATTACTTTATCATGGACCAAACCACTGGGCAACTGACGGATAAGAAGAAAGTTACTCTCGGTACACAACCAACCACGCTGCGTACCTTCCGATCCCTGTCTACAACTAATGTGTTTGCCTGCTCCGATCGTCCTACGGTGATTTACTCGTCAAACCACAAGTTGGTGTTCTCTAATGTAAATCTGAAGGAGGTCAACCACATGTGCTCCTTAAATGCTCAGGCGTATCCAGATAGTTTGGCACTGGCCAATAAGAACGCAGTTATTTTGGGAACTATTGATGAGATTCAGAAGCTGCATATTCGAACAGTGCCTCTGGGGGAGGGACCACGAAGAATTGCTTACCAAGAGGCTTCGCAGACTTTTGCTGTATCCACTCTACGTATTGATGTCCATGGTAGAGGCGGAGCTAAGCCACTTCGCAACAGTGCCTCTACACAGGCCCAAAACATAACGTGTAGCTCGAATTTCCTACCCAAACCTGGTGGTGGTAATTCCACGGCTGCAAATGCGGAAGTCGGTCAAGAGATTGATGTACACAATCTATTGGTCATCGATCAAAACACGTTCGAGGTACTGCACGCCCACCATTTCGTGTCCCCCGAAACTATATCCTCGCTTATGTCCGCCAAGCTGGGCGATGATCCCAACACGTACTATGTAGTGGCCACATCACTGGTAATTCCAGAAGAACCGGAGCCGAAAGTGGGAAGGATTATCATCTTCCACTACCACGAAAACAAGCTCACTCAAGTGGCCGAGACCAAGGTGGATGGAACTTGCTATGCTCTGGTTGAGTTCAATGGTAAAGTCCTGGCAGGAATCGGTAGCTTTGTTCGTCTATACGAGTGGACCAATGAGAAGGAGTTGCGCATGGAGTGCAACATTCAAAATATGATTGCTGCATTGTATCTTAAGGCCAAGGGCGACTTTATATTGGTCGGAGATCTGATGCGCTCCATCACGCTGCTGCAGCACAAGCAGATGGAGGGAATCTTTGTCGAGATCGCCCGCGACTGCGAACCCAAGTGGATGCGAGCTGTGGAGATACTCGACGATGATACGTTCCTAGGCTCCGAGACTAATGGAAATCTGTTCGTATGCCAGAAGGACAG tgCTGCTACCACCGATGAGGAACGTCAGTTGTTACCAGAACTGGCGCGTTTCCATTTGGGCGATACTGTCAACGTTTTCCGTCACGGATCTCTGGTGATGCAGAACGTCGGTGAGCGAACTACGCCGATAAATGGATGTGTCCTATACGGAACATGCAACGGAGCCATTGGCATTGTAACCCAGATACCGCAGGACTTCTACGACTTCCTGCACGGCCTGCAGGAGCggctaaataaaattatcaagTCGGTGGGCAAGATTGAGCATACGTACTATCGCAATTTCCAAATCAACAACAAAGTGGAACCCAGCGAGGGATTCATCGATGGAGATCTAATTGAGAGCTTTTTGGACTTGAGTCGCGAAAAGATGCGCGATTCCGTTCAGGGATTGGAG TTGACACTGAATGGCAAACGAAAGGGTGCGGATGTGGAAGATGTCATAAAGATTGTCGAGGATCTAACACGCATGCATTGA